The genome window AAACCTTGTAAATCCAACTGACTTAGCAAAGCAAATTTGGCAAGACATATGGTCTGTAAGTGGGGCTACGCCTGAAAATTGCTTATATACTTTTGTTGAATTATTTATTTTTAAATATCTAAGTGATTTAGGTGTTTTACAAGGAATCTATAGTTTTAATACTTTATATAATAGCTTTAGCGGCAATACTGAAGATGAAGTTTTGGAAACATACGCAAATTCAATTCGTCCAAAAATTAAATCATTATTCCCAGAAAATCCTATTGATAAAACAACAATAATTAATGGGACAATATTTGTTAGTAAAGACCAAAATGCTGTAAAGGGTTATAGCACAGTGTTTAAAAAAGTACTAACTAAATTTAAAGACTATGGAAAGTTAGAACATATAGATTATGATTTCAAAAGTCAACTTTTTGAAAGCTTTTTAAAGGAAAGTATCAGTAAAAAAAATTGGGGGCAATTTTTTACACCTTTAAAAGTTGTTCGGGCAGTTGTAGAAATGGTAAAGGACGACATAAAAGAGGGCTACAAGATTTGTGACCCTGCTTGTGGTGTAGGTAAATTCCTACTAGAACCTGTCATAACAAAACTAGATCAGTTTTATGAAGTGAAAAATAATAAACTTCTACCAAAAATTACTTTACATGGTTTTGATAAGGGCTTTGATAAGGATGAGCAAAAAACAATTATATTAGCGAAAGCTAATATGCTTATATACTTTTCCGATTTAATAAAAGAACACCCAAATATTTCGACCGAATTTTCAAAGCTATTTAATGATAGTTTTATTCTTAAAACAAATTCGATCTTAGGTACATTATCTGAGCCTATTTTAGACGAATATGATCTTATTCTTACAAATCCACCATACGTTACAAGTGGAACTAGTAATTTAAAAGAAGAAATAAAGAAAAGCGGCCTGGAATATCATTATAATATAAACTCTATAGGAATTGAAGGATTGTTTTTAGAGTGGATTATTAAATCTTTAAAACCTAATGGTAAAGCATTTATTGTTATACCTGATGGAACATTGAGTAGAACAATGGATAAAGCATTAAGAAAATATATACTTGATGAATGTTTTATTGACTCAATAATATCTTTACCGTCGAAAACATTTTTCACAACACTAAAAAAAACATATATACTTGGTATCACTAAAAAATTTAACAAATCTGACGTTCAAGATTTTCCTGTTTTTACTTATCTAGTATCAGATATTGGCGAAACTTTAGATGTTTATAGATTAGATAAAACTGAAAATGATTTAAACGAAGCGGTAATACTATATAATCAATTTAAAGGTGCAAAAAAACATTTTAAAACTACTGATCCTAGATTTAAATCTATTCCATTTGAATGGTTCAATACAAATTATGAAAAGTCATGGCTAATCGAGCAATTATGGGATGAAGATACTTTAATCAATTTAGGGATTAAAGAAAAGGAATTTGAAATACAAGTTGATGAATTTTATTCATATTTAGAAAGTCTTACACAGACAATTTCCGAATATCAATCACAATTGGATACATTTTCTTCAGTTCCTACAAATAGTACTCAAATAAAATTAACAGATAAAAACTATTTTGAAATACTTTCTGGAAGTTTAGGAATGAAAAGAGACGCGTACGCTAAATTAGATACTAAAAATGAAAATGATATTCCTATTTATACAGCAACTCTTAATCCTGTTGCATATTTCAAAGATAAATCTGTAAAGAAAACTCCGAATATAGCCACCAAAGAAGAACCACACATTTCATTTGCTAGTGATGGAGATGGAACAGCAGGAACAAATATAGTTTTTCATACTGAACCATATTATATTAATACATCCAGATTAGCTTTCAAGATAAATGATGAAAATATTTTTCCAGAGTATATATATTTTGCAATTCAAGATATTAAGAAGAAATATGGTTTCGATTATAAACACAAGGCTACATTAGGAAACATTGATAAAATAGAAATAAACATTCCATTAAACACGGAAGGAAAACTTGATTTGGAAAAGCAGATGGATATAACCAATAAAAGTAAAATGATTAAAGAGTTAAAACAAGAATTAAAATTACAATTTGAAAAAATTGCTTCAGCTAAAATAAATATTGAATAAATTTAAAATCTTGTAATAAATAAAAATCGATAATTAAGTAGCCTTGACATATAAAAGTCAAGGTTATTTTTATTTTATTTTACCGTACAAATTACTCTTAATATATAAACCGATTTTGTCCTTTTTTCACCGCCTCCCAACACGATCCTCAACCAATTCCAAACCAACTGCAACCCTCAACCCTCAATCAAACTTTGGAACTTAGCAACAAGTAAATTCCGTAGCTCCTGCTTTATGGTATAAAGTTGGTACTTTTCAAGTAGCTCAATGTACTTTGATCTTAGGTTATAATAGTAAGTAGATGATTTACTGTTTTTTATTTCCCGCCAATAATGAGGACTTTTACCTAATTCTAAAACTGTTTTTTCTTCCCCGCGGATTTCCTGAGTCGCGAGATTATCAATGATATTTATTTCATCAAAACACGCCAAAAGCCATTTAAACAGCAATTCCAACCGACTTTTTTCAAAAATGTCCCGAACTAAATGGATTCCAAATCTTTTTTTCAGCATTTTGCTATCAGTTATTTTTATTTCCACCCGCAACAGGTTGTAAGGCAGCCTATACTGTAATCCTTTGTCATACATCTTTACATAGTATTCATTGCGGTTATATTGCTTATATGCGCCCTTACCCCCAAAAGCATCTTTTTGATTAAATTCGTCAAAGTTGAACATCAAAAAGTTATTTTCAAGCATTTGCTTAGGACTTAGAGAGGTTCGTATATTCAAACCAAACTCAAGATTAGTTACTTTGTAATCTAATATATCTTCGTTCAGATCGCCCTGAAGCTGCTCAAAGGCTGTCAAAATATCGCCGTAGGAAAAATCTGTATAATTGCCTTCAGCAACACCGTTTTTAAGGTTAAAATAGGTATGTATAGAGTTTCTAACAAATGCTGATTTATCCGTAATTCTAACTTCAATATTTTCAAAATATCTTTTGCATGGATATTTGGGAGTTTTGTTGAAATAATCATACGAGCATTTTGTTTCGCTATCGGGAAAATCGTTCTTAATTCTATTTTCCAAAGATTCTTTTGTATAGGTGTATACTTTTATAAAGTCAATCATAATTTTATTTTTAGTTAAGACACAACAAAGGCTTTTACGGCTGTTTTACCGTGCGTTAAGCAGTTTGTTAATGGAAAAATTTTGAGGTTATTTTTAACGTGTTTGCGTGGCTCTATAGCGTACGCATGGTGTTGTGCGTGGCAATTGTAAAAAGATTCAGTCCCTCGCAGAGAATACAGGATAAAACCGATAATTTAAGGATTTAATCGTGCTAAAACCTCATTTTTAGAATAGTAAACTCTTTTACCGATTTTGGTATTTTTCAATGTACCGTCATTGTTCCAATGAAAGAGCGTTGTTAAACTAACATCTAATAATTTAGCTGTTTCTTCCCGAGTGTAAAACTCTTTTTCGTTTTTTGATACTTGATTATGTTGCATTTTTTCCAATACTTTATAAACAAGCTGTTCAAAGTCCTGCATTAGTTCTTCTTTGGTTATTTGGAATAGTAGTGTGTTATTATTTGTAGTATTCATATTGTAGATTTTTAATTATTAGACATAAAAAAGGGAACCCTTCTGAGGTTCCCGACTGTTTCGCCCGATTTCGGGCATAAAAAAAGACCCAACTTAAAAAGTTAGGTCTGTATATTGTTGATTTAATTTCGTTGATGTTTGGATATAATTATCCTATGGTATTTAATTCGTGCGCTGTTTTTTTTAATTGGTTTGGACTCCATTCTTCAAAGTTGTATTTGCTGTGAAGACGTAATTAACCCTAAAAAAATTAGTCCGTCATTTGGTGAGGTTGAGGTTCCAAAGGGTTTTCGTAAAAAATTTGAATCCAAAGCATAATCCACCCTTAGAAATAAGATTAATTCGCCGTTTGGTAGGTTTGGACTCCTGTCTTCAAAATGTGGCACTTTTTACACAGATATAATCATTTTCTGCGCTCTTGTTTAATTTCGGAGGCTCCCGAAATCATCAAAAAAGTGATAATACAATTTTGGCATCACTGCTAGCATTTCAATACTGAAACGTACAGCTACTTAAATGAATTGTTAAAGATACCTTTGCTGAATGTGGAAATTGATATGATTATACTCTAACTTTCCAATTCGACTACAAATTTACAAGCTTTTGATTAATCACCAAAATTTTAACAAATTTTAACTTTTCAATATCCTAAACTATTAAAAATATTCGCAGTCGATTTGGCTTTCTCAACATCTGTTTTATTTATGTACGCCAATAACTGTCTTTCTGTGGTATGTCCTGTAAAATTCAACAAATAAGCCGTAGGAATTTTTTCATAAAAATTTGAAGCAAAACTCTTACGTCCAATATGAGAAGTAACCAACTCATGTTTTGGGTACTCGCCAAACACCTTTCGAGTAATTTTAGGTTTTCCTTTACGCTCTATTGTCATCACCTTTCCGTTGTAAATCACTTCATCAATTCCCGCAATTTTGCATACTTCTTTTATATAAAGATTAAATTTCACATCCGATATTTTTCGTGGAAACTCTCCATTCCTCTTGTCTAAAACCTCCTGTACTTTCTTTAATAAAGGGATTTTCATTTTTGCCCCTGTTTTTATCTGTATAAATTCCAAATATTTTTGTCCTTCACTGTCTTCCACAATCATCGATGAAGTAAATCTCAAATAATCACTTACACGTTGGGCTGTATAACAGGCAACTAAAAGCCAATCTTTTGCATTATCTAAATAATCGTGAGGCATTTCGGTTTGTTCGATTTTATCAAGTTCTTCAAAGGTTAAGTATATCGATTTAGGATCGTTCCTTGTTGCTTTTTCAACTTCAAATTTCCAATTTTTAACGTGTTTATGAACTTCAATGTCAAAAGATTCTGCTACATTACATACCATTTTTAAGAATTTCAAATTTTTGTAAGTATTTGAAATTTTATAAATTTCATTTTGACAGTATTTTTCAAAATCAATCCTAAAATTATTATCTAAATCTTTAAATTTTAAATTCCTGAAAGTTCTTTTGATTTTACTTTTATCATCCGTATATCGTTGTAATATCTGTTTAACTACATTCGCTTTTTTAATAGTAGATTCGGTAATACTATCCTTTTTGAAAGAAACATAAATATCTATAAAGGAAACGACATCATCAGAATAATTCTCTTTTTCAATTTTTTGACTTTTAGGCTCAATGATTGATTTTAACCATTCCTTCAAATCTAATTCGGGTTTATCTTCTGTATAACTGGAAATAATATTTGCTTCCAACTGTACTAAACGTGTGTTAATAGTTTCTGCATCATCTTTTTGCATTTTTTTAGACGGCATTTTGCATTTGCCATCTTTCCAATCTTTTGGTTTGCAACTTAGGTATGGAACAGGAACACGAATATCAATATCCCGATCTCTGAATTTTGCCCAAACGGTGCTTTCCTTATCTTCTACTTTCCCTCTGATAAAAAAACTTACTGATGCCATAATTAAAGTGATTCAAATTTAAAGTTGTACCCATAGTTGTACCCAAAAAATTCAAATATAGTTTAATTTTAATAAATTCAAATTAATTAAATTCGCTTGAAACACTTTGGTACAAAGCGTTTATGAATTAATCAAGATTTTAACAGATTCAAAAAAGTAGTCCCTCCAACTCCACAAAAAATAAAAAAAACAGAAACATTTAAAATGCTTCTGTTTTTTTTATTTATTTCAATAAT of Chryseobacterium scophthalmum contains these proteins:
- a CDS encoding helix-turn-helix domain-containing protein, producing the protein MNTTNNNTLLFQITKEELMQDFEQLVYKVLEKMQHNQVSKNEKEFYTREETAKLLDVSLTTLFHWNNDGTLKNTKIGKRVYYSKNEVLARLNP
- a CDS encoding site-specific integrase, with translation MASVSFFIRGKVEDKESTVWAKFRDRDIDIRVPVPYLSCKPKDWKDGKCKMPSKKMQKDDAETINTRLVQLEANIISSYTEDKPELDLKEWLKSIIEPKSQKIEKENYSDDVVSFIDIYVSFKKDSITESTIKKANVVKQILQRYTDDKSKIKRTFRNLKFKDLDNNFRIDFEKYCQNEIYKISNTYKNLKFLKMVCNVAESFDIEVHKHVKNWKFEVEKATRNDPKSIYLTFEELDKIEQTEMPHDYLDNAKDWLLVACYTAQRVSDYLRFTSSMIVEDSEGQKYLEFIQIKTGAKMKIPLLKKVQEVLDKRNGEFPRKISDVKFNLYIKEVCKIAGIDEVIYNGKVMTIERKGKPKITRKVFGEYPKHELVTSHIGRKSFASNFYEKIPTAYLLNFTGHTTERQLLAYINKTDVEKAKSTANIFNSLGY
- a CDS encoding N-6 DNA methylase, translated to MSEELLQRDLINNCQKLGKWDFYNIGATTIKSLKEHGIIRNINYGNVEKKKIDGLIVQKKDVIAVIEYKKPATFKTDAQKKKAIDQELEVAKKLDASILIATDTKQTIWINVATGNTIKDETGKELKTNFSIIDEKLPTLIEKIKYSINEINDHIKPKNLVNPTDLAKQIWQDIWSVSGATPENCLYTFVELFIFKYLSDLGVLQGIYSFNTLYNSFSGNTEDEVLETYANSIRPKIKSLFPENPIDKTTIINGTIFVSKDQNAVKGYSTVFKKVLTKFKDYGKLEHIDYDFKSQLFESFLKESISKKNWGQFFTPLKVVRAVVEMVKDDIKEGYKICDPACGVGKFLLEPVITKLDQFYEVKNNKLLPKITLHGFDKGFDKDEQKTIILAKANMLIYFSDLIKEHPNISTEFSKLFNDSFILKTNSILGTLSEPILDEYDLILTNPPYVTSGTSNLKEEIKKSGLEYHYNINSIGIEGLFLEWIIKSLKPNGKAFIVIPDGTLSRTMDKALRKYILDECFIDSIISLPSKTFFTTLKKTYILGITKKFNKSDVQDFPVFTYLVSDIGETLDVYRLDKTENDLNEAVILYNQFKGAKKHFKTTDPRFKSIPFEWFNTNYEKSWLIEQLWDEDTLINLGIKEKEFEIQVDEFYSYLESLTQTISEYQSQLDTFSSVPTNSTQIKLTDKNYFEILSGSLGMKRDAYAKLDTKNENDIPIYTATLNPVAYFKDKSVKKTPNIATKEEPHISFASDGDGTAGTNIVFHTEPYYINTSRLAFKINDENIFPEYIYFAIQDIKKKYGFDYKHKATLGNIDKIEINIPLNTEGKLDLEKQMDITNKSKMIKELKQELKLQFEKIASAKINIE